One window of Oryza brachyantha chromosome 12, ObraRS2, whole genome shotgun sequence genomic DNA carries:
- the LOC121056020 gene encoding uncharacterized protein LOC121056020, producing the protein MMAPPPPLPGQGSVQNNKERQNFINSRKMEPLKPRGEHEDEEEEVSTKKDWKFQFLPRPAASQMSYKFRYPVTPSMGHFIVELQPPAHLARDVYKPIKILFRSRDLYVLGFLHGNLWCLTRDVEVGDNDRQWVHYLPFHGGYGDRGLDCDHSTVKLGSEGMMDSYLALSHYNPMHQNPGQVIRAVQTLVGNISEPARFLSLQRRAMKAFKEQETQMVKEKETQMVNDDIKAAPDNEKDEQQVYGKTKAHTDSSAMFTKWQSFCNYVRGRGTFLPSPCCGIYSLEDVFSELGIMLRDAANA; encoded by the exons ATGATGGCTCCACCCCCACCACTCCCGGGCCAAGGTTCAGTGCAAAACAACAAAGAGAGGCAGAATTTCATCAATAGTAGGAAAATG GAGCCATTAAAGCCCAGAGGAGAACAtgaggatgaagaagaagaggttAGCACAAAAAAGGATTGGAAATTCCAATTCTTGCCCAGGCCGGCTGCAAGTCAAATGTCATACAAGTTTAGATACCCAGTTACACCGAGTATGGGTCACTTCATCGTGGAGCTGCAGCCCCCAGCTCATCTGGCTCGTGATGTATACAAACCAATTAAGATATTGTTTCGGTCCAGAGACCTCTACGTCCTGGGATTCCTCCACGGCAACCTTTGGTGCCTGACCAGGGATGTTGAAGTGGGAGACAACGACAGGCAGTGGGTTCACTACCTCCCCTTCCATGGAGGCTATGGGGACCGAGGGTTGGACTGTGATCATTCCACAGTAAAGCTTGGATCTGAAGGAATGATGGACTCCTACCTCGCTCTTTCTCACTACAATCCAATGCATCAGAATCCAGGACAAGTGATCCGCGCAGTTCAGACACTTGTGGGGAACATATCAGAACCGGCAcgttttctctctctgcaaAGACGAGCAATGAAAGCATTCAAGGAACAAGAAACTCAGATGGTCAAGGAGAAAGAAACTCAGATGGTCAATGATGATATAAAAGCTGCACCTGACAATGAGAAGGATGAACAGCAAGTTTACGGGAAGACAAAAGCTCATACTGATTCAAGTGCAATGTTTACAAAGTGGCAATCATTTTGCAACTATGTCAGAGGGCGTGGTACTTTTTTGCCTTCACCATGTTGCGGGATCTATTCTTTGGAGGATGTATTCAGTGAACTTGGCATAATGCTGCGGGATGCGGCGAATGCCTGA
- the LOC102714600 gene encoding protein NUCLEAR FUSION DEFECTIVE 4 codes for MARPSRWSALAASALIQCFAGSSYCFAVYSPALKASQSYQQSDLDAVAFFKDLGANAGILSGLLAAWAPAGRRRPWIVLLAGAALCAAGYFPMWLAVTGVPAPLPLVCLYMLLAAQAQTFLNTADVVTAVENFPDRRGTVIGIMKGFLGLSGAILVQVYRTLHISPSTFILMLAILPTAITLLLMYFVDVHGSHKRYNKKFIDAFSLIAITVAGYLMIIIICDQVVKISSAEQSVFFVILLLLVLSPVAIAVKAQKTESAKEEEETTDEERIRLIAEETSRSGDRCQEVSSGKENLNLVQAMGKLNFWLLFLAMSCGMGSGLATVNNISQIGGSLGYTSKETSTLVSLWSIWNFSGRFGAGYISDHFLRSRGLGRPFFIGATLLTMGVGHAVIASGVPASLYMGSVLVGLCYGCQWALMPSITSEIFGLNHFGTIFNVVAVASPVGSYILSVRVVGYIYDVESPPGKRSCSGNHCFALSFVIMACVCVVGSAVAFLLFLRTRTFYKRVVYASLQSFL; via the exons atgGCCCGCCCTTCGCGGTGGtcggcgctggcggcgagcgcgctCATCCAGTGCTTCGCGGGGAGCTCCTACTGCTTCGCCGTCTACTCCCCGGCGCTCAAGGCCTCCCAGTCCTACCAACAGTCCGacctcgacgccgtcgccttCTTCAAGGACCTCGGCGCCAACGCCGGCATCCTCTCCGGACTGCTCGCCGCATGGGCCcccgccggacgccgccgcccctggatcgtcctcctcgccggcgccgctctcTGCGCCGCCGGCTACTTCCCCATGTGGCTCGCCGTCACgggcgtccccgcgccgctccCGCTCGTCTGCCTCTACATGCTGCTCGCCGCCCAGGCGCAGACCTTCCTCAACACCGCCGAtgtcgtcaccgccgtcgaGAACTTCCCCGATCGCCGCGGCACAGTCATCGGCATCATGAAG GGCTTTCTGGGATTAAGCGGAGCAATACTGGTCCAAGTATACCGCACCCTCCATATTTCTCCCAGCACTTTCATACTGATGCTGGCTATATTACCGACAGCCATCACCCTGCTGCTTATGTATTTTGTCGACGTCCACGGTTCACATAAACGGTACAACAAGAAGTTCATCGATGCTTTCTCCCTCATTGCCATTACAGTTGCCGGGTATCTAATGATCATCATAATCTGTGACCAAGTTGTGAAGATAAGTTCAGCTGAGCAGAGTGTTTTCTTTGTGATACTCCTGCTGTTGGTCCTGTCTCCAGTGGCTATTGCTGTGAAGGCGCAGAAGACCGAATCAGcgaaggaagaagaggaaaccACAGATGAAGAAAGAATCAGATTGATTGCCGAGGAAACTAGCAGGAGTGGTGATCGATGTCAAGAAGTGTCATCAGGCAAAGAAAACCTGAATCTGGTGCAGGCCATGGGCAAGCTGAACTTCTGGCTGCTGTTCCTGGCAATGTCGTGCGGGATGGGATCAGGGCTGGCCACGGTGAACAACATCAGCCAGATCGGTGGGTCACTCGGGTACACGAGCAAGGAGACGAGCACACTGGTGTCACTCTGGAGCATCTGGAACTTCTCGGGGAGGTTCGGTGCAGGCTACATCTCCGACCACTTCCTCCGGTCGCGGGGACTCGGGCGGCCCTTCTTCATCGGCGCGACGCTCCTGACGATGGGCGTTGGGCACGCGGTGATCGCCTCCGGCGTCCCGGCGTCGCTGTACATGGGCTCGGTGCTGGTCGGGCTGTGCTATGGTTGCCAGTGGGCGCTGATGCCGAGCATCACGTCGGAGATATTCGGGCTGAACCATTTCGGCACCATCTTCAacgtggtggcggtggcgagcccCGTGGGGTCGTACATCCTGTCGGTGCGCGTGGTGGGTTACATCTACGACGTGGAGTCGCCGCCGGGGAAGCGCTCCTGCTCCGGCAACCATTGCTTCGCCTTGTCGTTCGTCATCATGGCATGTGTCTGCGTCGTGGGCTCTGCTGTCGCGTTCCTGCTCTTCCTCAGGACGAGGACCTTTTATAAACGGGTTGTCTATGCCAGCCTGCAATCCTTTCTATAG
- the LOC102714331 gene encoding pentatricopeptide repeat-containing protein At1g74750-like gives MLRAKQLGTLTQCARSFYLNGSRCTTDGGASCTCPEDETSVPKRQTANVIEQKFQSTRRSSVKAQTPSVQHVVGSIGRVTDYPAPVVHAVPSNSSQETQPTSSIISNHARTPQDIRNNYVQPSKRNAQNISHSTIAGTGTYSELVNPKSTSNNGSTNQAPQLVANHSCQSSSDAHPSNIKAHSQHSFPEAKMPYTPSMQNNLGKGVSRSGYTKPKQNISGPPAVVPNSPSQIRNQRHFSQRHTNYHSNNFSSDARCDEVQAQNLSARAIYTGSGHKSQGPMGTIKSHGGGPQSNLRSMKSLRAVEQYYHTLQQMKWGPMTEHILDNLRCKIDAFQANQVLKLLHDHTIALGFFQWLKQQPGFKHDGHTYTTMIGILGQARQFGMMRELLDEMNSAHCKPTVVTYNRIIHAYGRSNYLREAIKVFDEMQNAGYEPDRVTYCTLIDIHAKGGYLEVAMDLYTRMQEVGLSPDTFTYSAMVNCLGKGGHLADAYKLFCEMVQNGCTPNLVTYNIMIALQAKARNYENVVKLYKDMQVAGFRPDKITYSIVMEVLGHCGHLDEAEAVFIEMRHDWAPDEPVYGLLVDLWGKAGNVDKALGWYHAMLQDGLQPNVPTCNSLLSAFLKINRFQDAYSVLQNMLNQGLVPSLQTYTLLLSCCTEAQAQMGLCCQLMAITGHPAHMFLFYLPDAEPGGQNVKDHTRYFLDMMHSEDRESKRGLMDAVIDFLHKSGLKEEAGFIWEVAAQKNVYPDSLREKDSSYWLINLHLMSEGTAVTALSRTLAWFHRQIVTVGICPERIDIVTGWGRRSRVTGSSLVRQSVQKLLHLFEFPFVTTRGNTGCFVGCGEPLNRWLHNPYVERMHLL, from the coding sequence ATGTTGAGGGCAAAGCAACTCGGCACACTAACCCAGTGTGCACGGTCCTTCTACCTTAATGGATCAAGATGTACCACTGATGGAGGAGCTTCATGCACTTGCCCTGAAGATGAAACTTCTGTTCCAAAAAGGCAGACGGCTAATGTTATTGAACAGAAGTTTCAATCAACCCGCAGATCCTCTGTGAAGGCTCAAACCCCATCTGTACAGCATGTTGTTGGGTCCATTGGCCGGGTTACTGATTACCCAGCTCCAGTTGTTCATGCTGTTCCTTCCAACTCGTCACAAGAGACACAGCCAACTTCTAGCATCATAAGCAACCATGCTCGGACTCCTCAGGATATACGAAATAATTATGTACAGCCTTCTAAGCGGAATGCCCAAAACATCTCTCATTCTACAATTGCAGGAACTGGCACGTATTCTGAATTGGTAAACCCCAAGTCCACATCGAATAATGGAAGCACCAATCAAGCTCCACAGCTGGTTGCTAACCATTCTTGCCAATCCTCATCTGATGCCCATCCTTCTAATATCAAGGCACATAGTCAGCATAGCTTTCCTGAGGCAAAGATGCCTTATACTCCTTCCATGCAAAATAATCTTGGGAAGGGTGTATCAAGATCTGGCTATACAAAACCAAAGCAGAATATTTCAGGGCCTCCTGCTGTTGTTCCTAATTCACCGTCCCAAATAAGGAATCAAAGACATTTCAGTCAGCGCCATACAAACTATCATTCTAACAATTTCAGTTCAGATGCCAGGTGTGATGAAGTTCAAGCTCAAAACCTGTCAGCCCGAGCTATTTATACTGGTTCTGGTCACAAATCTCAGGGCCCTATGGGAACAATAAAGAGTCATGGTGGAGGACCTCAGTCTAACTTAAGGTCAATGAAGTCACTGCGTGCAGTTGAACAGTACTACCATACACTGCAGCAAATGAAATGGGGTCCTATGACGGAACACATTCTGGATAATCTCCGTTGCAAGATAGATGCATTCCAGGCAAATCAAGTACTCAAGCTGCTCCATGACCACACTATTGCACTTGGTTTCTTCCAATGGTTAAAGCAGCAACCAGGTTTCAAGCATGATGGTCATACCTACACGACCATGATAGGCATCCTTGGACAAGCCAGGCAATTTGGTATGATGAGGGAACTTCTTGATGAGATGAACAGTGCTCATTGCAAACCAACTGTTGTAACATACAACAGAATAATACACGCATATGGCCGTTCAAATTATCTAAGGGAGGCTATTAAAGTATTCGATGAGATGCAGAATGCTGGTTATGAGCCTGATCGTGTTACATATTGTACATTGATTGATATACATGCTAAAGGTGGATACCTGGAAGTTGCAATGGACTTGTATACCAGGATGCAAGAAGTAGGGCTGTCACCAGATACTTTCACATATAGTGCCATGGTTAATTGCCTTGGAAAGGGTGGTCATTTGGCAGATGCTTATAAGCTTTTCTGTGAGATGGTTCAAAATGGCTGCACACCTAACCTAGTTACATACAATATAATGATTGCACTTCAGGCCAAAGCAAGAAATTACGAAAATGTTGTGAAGCTGTACAAGGACATGCAGGTTGCTGGGTTTCGTCCTgataaaataacatacagtattGTTATGGAAGTTCTTGGTCATTGTGGTCATCTGGATGAGGCTGAGGCCGTGTTCATCGAGATGAGGCATGACTGGGCTCCTGATGAGCCTGTATATGGTCTTTTGGTGGACCTCTGGGGCAAAGCTGGCAATGTTGACAAGGCACTTGGATGGTACCATGCAATGCTTCAGGATGGTTTACAGCCCAATGTGCCGACCTGCAATTCCCTCTTGAGTGCATTTCTTAAGATAAACAGGTTTCAAGATGCCTACAGCGTGCTCCAAAACATGCTTAATCAGGGACTCGTTCCATCTTTGCAGACCTACACCTTGCTGCTCAGTTGTTGTACTGAGGCTCAAGCACAGATGGGTTTATGCTGCCAGCTCATGGCCATCACTGGACACCCTGCCCACATGTTCCTGTTTTATTTGCCTGACGCAGAACCTGGTGGCCAGAATGTGAAGGATCACACCAGGTATTTCTTGGACATGATGCACAGTGAGGACAGAGAGAGTAAGAGGGGCCTAATGGATGCTGTCATAGACTTCCTACACAAGTCCGGCCTCAAGGAGGAGGCTGGCTTCATATGGGAGGTTGCTGCCCAGAAGAATGTGTACCCGGATTCTTTGAGGGAGAAGGACTCTTCATATTGGCTTATCAACTTACACTTGATGTCGGAGGGCACTGCAGTGACTGCGCTGTCGAGGACACTTGCTTGGTTCCACAGGCAGATTGTGACAGTAGGCATATGCCCTGAAAGAATCGACATTGTCACTGGCtggggaaggaggagcaggGTAACTGGATCTTCCTTGGTTAGACAGTCAGTTCAGAAGCTACTGCATCTCTTCGAGTTCCCGTTCGTCACCACGCGCGGCAACACTGGATGCTTTGTTGGATGTGGGGAGCCACTGAATAGGTGGCTGCACAATCCTTATGTTGAGCGCATGCATTTGCTCTAG
- the LOC102707269 gene encoding uncharacterized protein YtfP, translating into MAKWPSLPAAAVRRATPFAASVSSSASNSNHELVCDEQTLVVVGGGAAGVYASIRAKTLAPHLNVLVFDKGRFLSKVKISGGGRCNVTNGHHLEPLGMARNYPRGHKELRGSFFKTHGPQDTMRWFSDHGVDLKTEDDGRVFPVTDNSASIVDCLLNEARRLGVSLQAGKAVSGASVSENGEFVVKVEKRTIDFVDYVKANYVLVATGSSQQGYSIAAQFGHSIIAPVPSLFTFKITDKRLADLSGVTFPRVKAKLKLNGIQKSTPELTQTGPMLVTHWGLSGPVVLRLSAWGARELHQYNYQAKLTVDFIPDIHIEDVKRILFQHKDHHASLQKHKINNSFPMEFGLVKRFWRFLLEQESIDGDTYWSSTPNNNLNTIALRLKQWIFEVVAKGQFKDEFVTAGGVPLSEISLSTMESKKQSNLFFAGEVLNIDGVTGGFNFQNAWTGGYIAGTSIGTLASSNNVKQQQSYLQLEG; encoded by the exons ATGGCGAAGTGGCCgtcgctccccgccgccgccgtccgccgcgccaccccctTCGCCGCCTCCGTTTCTTCCTCAGCGTCCAACTCCAACCACGAGCTGGTATGTGATGAGCAGacgctggtggtggtgggcggaggcgccgccggGGTGTACGCCTCGATTAGGGCCAAGACCCTGGCTCCCCACCTCAACGTCCTCGTCTTCGACAAAGGAAGGTTCTTGTCCAAG GTCAAGATTTCCGGTGGCGGCCGATGCAATGTCACCAACGGGCATCATCTGGAGCCACTG GGGATGGCAAGAAATTATCCTAGGGGCCACAAAGAACTTAGAGGGTCGTTCTTCAAAACTCATGGTCCGCAGGATACCATGCGTTGGTTCTCGGATCATGGTGTTGACCTTAAG ACAGAAGATGACGGTAGAGTTTTTCCTGTCACTGACAATTCTGCGTCGATAGTAGATTGCTTACTGAATGAAGCAAGGCGACTTGGAG TTTCCCTGCAGGCTGGTAAAGCTGTGTCTGGTGCATCTGTCAGTGAAAATGGGGAATTTGTTGTGAAGGTTGAGAAGCGAACCATTGATTTTGTGGATTATGTAAAAGCTAACTATGTCTTAGTTGCTACAGGGAGCAGCCAGCAG GGTTATTCAATTGCTGCACAGTTTGGTCACTCTATTATTGCTCCAGTGCCCAGCCTATTTACGTTCAAAATTACAGACAAGCGATTGGCTGACCTCTCTGGG GTCACATTTCCAAGAGTCAAAGCAAAACTGAAGCTAAACGGCATCCAGAAAAGCACTCCCGAATTAACTCAG ACTGGGCCAATGTTAGTTACACACTGGGGGCTTAGTGGGCCTGTTGTTCTTCGGTTGTCTGCATGGGGAGCACGCGAACTGCACCAATACAACTACCAAG CAAAGCTTACCGTTGACTTCATACCTGACATTCATATTGAGGACGTGAAGCGCATCCTTTTCCAGCACAAAGATCACCATGCG tcctTGCAGAAGCACAAGATAAATAACTCATTTCCCATGGAGTTCGGTCTGGTGAAGAGATTTTGGAGATTCTTGCTAGAACAGGAG AGTATAGATGGTGACACGTACTGGTCGTCCACACCAAATAATAATCTAAACACGATAGCCCTTAGGTTAAAGCAATGGATATTTGAGGTTGTCGCTAAG GGTCAATTCAAAGATGAATTTGTTACCGCTGGAGGTGTTCCGCTTTCAGAG ATATCGCTGAGCACTATGGAAAGCAAGAAACAGTCCAATCTGTTTTTCGCAGGAGAG GTGCTTAATATTGATGGGGTCACTGGCGGATTCAATTTTCAG AATGCATGGACTGGCGGTTATATAGCTGGGACAAGCATAGGAACATTGGCATCAAGCAACAATGTCAAGCAGCAGCAGTCGTATTTACAACTGGAAGGATGA